One region of Sardina pilchardus chromosome 18, fSarPil1.1, whole genome shotgun sequence genomic DNA includes:
- the LOC134064467 gene encoding carbohydrate sulfotransferase 3-like codes for MNVHAWLWNKYAILIICIVVLVIIEKENNIISRVSDKLTLRQMLQTPQTMAEFTVSAPIVLEDNGSVSPITQQYPANWPLSTARRGLLPGGSRGIKRADRMHMEARDTVTLTGGDPRAVEREVRRLMGQASIQLYFSGGLEGEEASLLAPKQVQFDTDRLNYYVSLLVNEVLARQPVFVTSRAKYEYVGVPNATEASVEVAGGRKHILLLATTRTGSSFVGELFNQQGANMFYLFEPLWHVERKLTSDTGVVNSSAASWAYRDVLRQLFVCDFSLLERFINPPPQEHVTPALFRRESSTALCEEEVCSPVVKDVFERYRCRSRRCGPLNLRLASLACQAKQHLAIKTVRIRQLETLRPLVEDPQLDLKFIQLVRDPRAILASRMVAFSSKYQNWKTWAVNGEVPIEDEEVKRLQGNCNQIKMSAELGLSRPEWLQRRYMLVRYEDIARYPMQKAAEIYKFTGIPFTVQAKEWILRNTHATEKASGVYSTQKNSSQQVEKWRFSIPFKLAQVVQQVCGPTMQLFGYKFVNSEQTLVNRSVSLLEEREFNITQ; via the exons ATGAATGTCCATGCATGGCTTTGGAACAAATATGCAATCCTTATCATTTGCATTGTGGTGCTGGTCATcattgaaaaagaaaacaacattatATCAAG GGTTTCAGATAAGCTGACACTCAGACAGATGCTGCAAACCCCGCAGACCATGGCAGAGTTCACAGTGTCTGCTCCTATTGTCCTGGAGGACAATGGCTCCGTCTCTCCCATCACCCAGCAGTATCCTGCA AACTGGCCCTTGAGTACTGCCAGAAGGGGACTACTGCCTGGAGGATCAAGAGGGATCAAGAGGGCCGACAGAATGCACATGGAGGCAAGGGATACAGTAACACTGACAGGAGGCGACCCCAGAGCTGTTGAGCGTGAGGTGCGCAGGCTGATGGGTCAGGCGTCAATCCAGCTGT ATTTCTCTGGAGgtctggagggagaggaggcctCGCTGCTGGCTCCAAAGCAGGTGCAGTTTGATACAGATAG GTTAAACTACTATGTTTCGTTGCTGGTGAATGAAGTTCTTGCCCGCCAGCCGGTCTTTGTGACGTCACGTGCAAAGTATGAATACGTAGGTGTACCCAACGCCACAGAGGCCAGTGTGGAGGTCGCGGGGGGTCGCAAGCACATCCTGCTGCTGGCCACCACCAGGACCGGCTCCTCGTTTGTGGGCGAGCTCTTCAACCAGCAGGGGGCCAACATGTTCTACCTGTTTGAGCCACTGTGGCACGTGGAGCGGAAGCTGACCTCTGACACCGGGGTGGTCAACTCCTCGGCCGCGTCGTGGGCCTACAGGGACGTCCTGCGGCAGCTGTTTGTGTGCGACTTCAGCCTGCTGGAGCGCTTCATCAACCCGCCGCCGCAGGAGCACGTGACGCCGGCCCTGTTCCGGCGCGAGTCCAGCACGGCGCTGTGCGAGGAGGAGGTGTGCTCGCCCGTGGTCAAGGACGTGTTCGAGAGGTACCGCTGCCGGAGCCGCCGGTGCGGGCCCCTGAACCTCAGGCTGGCCTCGCTGGCCTGCCAGGCCAAGCAGCACTTGGCCATTAAGACGGTGCGCATCAGGCAGCTGGAGACCCTGAGGCCTCTGGTCGAGGACCCGCAGCTGGACTTGAAGTTCATCCAGCTGGTTCGCGACCCCAGGGCCATCCTGGCCTCGCGCATGGTGGCCTTCTCCTCCAAGTACCAGAACTGGAAGACCTGGGCGGTGAACGGAGAGGTGCCCATCGAGGACGAGGAGGTGAAACGCCTGCAGGGGAACTGCAACCAGATCAAAATGTCGGCCGAGCTGGGCTTGTCCAGGCCCGAGTGGCTGCAGAGGCGCTACATGCTAGTGCGCTACGAGGACATCGCCCGCTACCCGATGCAGAAAGCAGCGGAAATTTATAAGTTCACCGGAATCCCATTCACAGTGCAGGCCAAAGAGTGGATccttagaaacacacacgcgaCAGAGAAGGCCAGCGGGGTGTACTCCACCCAGAAGAACTCCTCCCAGCAGGTGGAGAAGTGGAGGTTCAGCATCCCGTTCAAATTAGCCCAAGTGGTGCAGCAAGTGTGTGGGCCTACCATGCAGTTGTTTGGCTACAAGTTTGTGAATAGTGAGCAGACTCTTGTCAACAGATCAGTCAGCTTGCTTGAAGAAAGGGAATTTAATATAACTCAGTGA